In Leptidea sinapis chromosome 18, ilLepSina1.1, whole genome shotgun sequence, a genomic segment contains:
- the LOC126969437 gene encoding uncharacterized protein LOC126969437 isoform X5: protein MDPLECLGSCDLHKKSRRVRSWYMYEQYKTLEKNQYNAARKLRDKSYQDLLLHQELQERRARRRLSDQDSLSQSYPLIDRFVESAPCVSPLRLSTNDFFQSSSNFDGNNDFQDINLDNLQATFDYETDVITGDVDTKLNESTDSVKNDSDVVTKSIADNINQQFETVKENIESLEKYTKFCDEGKLSDEESFLTPSLCTKKTKSLGDLDKIKLEYDSNTANWVWSKLVAFSYKVMRQQSGW, encoded by the coding sequence GATCGTGTGATTTACACAAAAAATCGCGGCGAGTCAGGTCATGGTATATGTACGAGCAGTATAAAACACTcgaaaaaaatcaatataatgCCGCGCGAAAGCTCAGAGACAAGTCGTATCAAGATTTGTTATTACATCAAGAACTACAAGAGAGACGAGCCAGGAGACGCCTGAGCGATCAGGACAGCTTGAGTCAGAGTTACCCCCTCATTGACAGATTCGTAGAAAGCGCTCCCTGCGTATCACCACTCCGGCTTAGCACTAATGATTTCTTTCAAAGCTCTAGCAATTTTGATGGAAATAATGATTTCCAAGATATTAACCTAGATAACTTACAGGCTACTTTCGATTACGAAACAGATGTGATCACAGGAGACGTCGATACTAAACTAAATGAATCGACTGATTCCGTAAAAAATGATTCTGATGTCGTAACCAAATCCATAGCCGATAATATCAATCAACAATTTGAAACTGTTAAGGAGAACATTGAATCCTTAGAGAAATATACTAAGTTCTGCGATGAAGGAAAGCTATCGGACGAGGAGAGTTTTCTGACACCAAGTCTCTGTACTAAGAAAACGAAATCTTTAGGAGAtcttgataaaattaaattggaaTACGATAGTAATACTGCAAATTGGGTGTGGTCGAAACTAGTAGCGTTTTCGTACAAAGTCATGCGACAACAGAGTGGTTGGTAG
- the LOC126969437 gene encoding uncharacterized protein LOC126969437 isoform X4, whose product MDPLECLGSCDLHKKSRRVRSWYMYEQYKTLEKNQYNAARKLRDKSYQDLLLHQELQERRARRRLSDQDSLSQSYPLIDRFVESAPCVSPLRLSTNDFFQSSSNFDGNNDFQDINLDNLQATFDYETDVITGDVDTKLNESTDSVKNDSDVVTKSIADNINQQFETVKENIESLEKYTKFCDEGKLSDEESFLTPSLCTKKTKSLGDLDKIKLEYDSNTANWVWSKLVAFSYKVMRQQSGNLYYDYSTQVLTAVLACDIIRRSLGRL is encoded by the exons GATCGTGTGATTTACACAAAAAATCGCGGCGAGTCAGGTCATGGTATATGTACGAGCAGTATAAAACACTcgaaaaaaatcaatataatgCCGCGCGAAAGCTCAGAGACAAGTCGTATCAAGATTTGTTATTACATCAAGAACTACAAGAGAGACGAGCCAGGAGACGCCTGAGCGATCAGGACAGCTTGAGTCAGAGTTACCCCCTCATTGACAGATTCGTAGAAAGCGCTCCCTGCGTATCACCACTCCGGCTTAGCACTAATGATTTCTTTCAAAGCTCTAGCAATTTTGATGGAAATAATGATTTCCAAGATATTAACCTAGATAACTTACAGGCTACTTTCGATTACGAAACAGATGTGATCACAGGAGACGTCGATACTAAACTAAATGAATCGACTGATTCCGTAAAAAATGATTCTGATGTCGTAACCAAATCCATAGCCGATAATATCAATCAACAATTTGAAACTGTTAAGGAGAACATTGAATCCTTAGAGAAATATACTAAGTTCTGCGATGAAGGAAAGCTATCGGACGAGGAGAGTTTTCTGACACCAAGTCTCTGTACTAAGAAAACGAAATCTTTAGGAGAtcttgataaaattaaattggaaTACGATAGTAATACTGCAAATTGGGTGTGGTCGAAACTAGTAGCGTTTTCGTACAAAGTCATGCGACAACAGAGTG GTAACTTATACTACGACTACAGTACTCAAGTTTTAACTGCAGTGTTGGCATGCGATATCATTCGTCGAAGTCTTGGTAGATTAT AA
- the LOC126969437 gene encoding uncharacterized protein LOC126969437 isoform X1, whose translation MDPLECLGSCDLHKKSRRVRSWYMYEQYKTLEKNQYNAARKLRDKSYQDLLLHQELQERRARRRLSDQDSLSQSYPLIDRFVESAPCVSPLRLSTNDFFQSSSNFDGNNDFQDINLDNLQATFDYETDVITGDVDTKLNESTDSVKNDSDVVTKSIADNINQQFETVKENIESLEKYTKFCDEGKLSDEESFLTPSLCTKKTKSLGDLDKIKLEYDSNTANWVWSKLVAFSYKVMRQQSGNLYYDYSTQVLTAVLACDIIRRSLGRLCYILQPYVSPIKYANSDLDVGLNSQKCCDHLDKKSINSDKLSSCRRFGVCNRLSNNFGSSKAYKGMSEPWKSIANSETNKKIIKKSRTAKKCGRPENITCQCQSLTRLVNSMMQLSRCIDTVLQDTEKLCL comes from the exons GATCGTGTGATTTACACAAAAAATCGCGGCGAGTCAGGTCATGGTATATGTACGAGCAGTATAAAACACTcgaaaaaaatcaatataatgCCGCGCGAAAGCTCAGAGACAAGTCGTATCAAGATTTGTTATTACATCAAGAACTACAAGAGAGACGAGCCAGGAGACGCCTGAGCGATCAGGACAGCTTGAGTCAGAGTTACCCCCTCATTGACAGATTCGTAGAAAGCGCTCCCTGCGTATCACCACTCCGGCTTAGCACTAATGATTTCTTTCAAAGCTCTAGCAATTTTGATGGAAATAATGATTTCCAAGATATTAACCTAGATAACTTACAGGCTACTTTCGATTACGAAACAGATGTGATCACAGGAGACGTCGATACTAAACTAAATGAATCGACTGATTCCGTAAAAAATGATTCTGATGTCGTAACCAAATCCATAGCCGATAATATCAATCAACAATTTGAAACTGTTAAGGAGAACATTGAATCCTTAGAGAAATATACTAAGTTCTGCGATGAAGGAAAGCTATCGGACGAGGAGAGTTTTCTGACACCAAGTCTCTGTACTAAGAAAACGAAATCTTTAGGAGAtcttgataaaattaaattggaaTACGATAGTAATACTGCAAATTGGGTGTGGTCGAAACTAGTAGCGTTTTCGTACAAAGTCATGCGACAACAGAGTG GTAACTTATACTACGACTACAGTACTCAAGTTTTAACTGCAGTGTTGGCATGCGATATCATTCGTCGAAGTCTTGGTAGATTAT gttatattttgcAGCCTTACGTCTCTCCAATAAAGTATGCTAACAGTGATTTAGATGTCGGTTTGAATAGTCAAAAATGTTGTGATCATCTCGATAAAAAGAGCATTAATTCAGATAAG CTTTCGTCCTGTCGAAGATTTGGTGTTTGTAACAGATTAAGCAATAATTTTGGCAGCAGCAAGGCATATAAAGGAATGAGTGAACCATGGAAAAGTATTGCCAACAGTgagactaataaaaaaattattaaaaaatcccGTACAGCGAAAAAGTGCGGTCGGCCGGAAAACATAACATGTCAATGCCAAAGTTTGACAAGATTAGTCAATTCTATGATGCAACTGTCGCGCTGCATTGACACAGTATTGCAAGATACAGAGAAATTATGCTTGTGA
- the LOC126969437 gene encoding uncharacterized protein LOC126969437 isoform X2, with protein sequence MDPLECLGSCDLHKKSRRVRSWYMYEQYKTLEKNQYNAARKLRDKSYQDLLLHQELQERRARRRLSDQDSLSQSYPLIDRFVESAPCVSPLRLSTNDFFQSSSNFDGNNDFQDINLDNLQATFDYETDVITGDVDTKLNESTDSVKNDSDVVTKSIADNINQQFETVKENIESLEKYTKFCDEGKLSDEESFLTPSLCTKKTKSLGDLDKIKLEYDSNTANWVWSKLVAFSYKVMRQQSGNLYYDYSTQVLTAVLACDIIRRSLGRLSFVLSKIWCL encoded by the exons GATCGTGTGATTTACACAAAAAATCGCGGCGAGTCAGGTCATGGTATATGTACGAGCAGTATAAAACACTcgaaaaaaatcaatataatgCCGCGCGAAAGCTCAGAGACAAGTCGTATCAAGATTTGTTATTACATCAAGAACTACAAGAGAGACGAGCCAGGAGACGCCTGAGCGATCAGGACAGCTTGAGTCAGAGTTACCCCCTCATTGACAGATTCGTAGAAAGCGCTCCCTGCGTATCACCACTCCGGCTTAGCACTAATGATTTCTTTCAAAGCTCTAGCAATTTTGATGGAAATAATGATTTCCAAGATATTAACCTAGATAACTTACAGGCTACTTTCGATTACGAAACAGATGTGATCACAGGAGACGTCGATACTAAACTAAATGAATCGACTGATTCCGTAAAAAATGATTCTGATGTCGTAACCAAATCCATAGCCGATAATATCAATCAACAATTTGAAACTGTTAAGGAGAACATTGAATCCTTAGAGAAATATACTAAGTTCTGCGATGAAGGAAAGCTATCGGACGAGGAGAGTTTTCTGACACCAAGTCTCTGTACTAAGAAAACGAAATCTTTAGGAGAtcttgataaaattaaattggaaTACGATAGTAATACTGCAAATTGGGTGTGGTCGAAACTAGTAGCGTTTTCGTACAAAGTCATGCGACAACAGAGTG GTAACTTATACTACGACTACAGTACTCAAGTTTTAACTGCAGTGTTGGCATGCGATATCATTCGTCGAAGTCTTGGTAGATTAT CTTTCGTCCTGTCGAAGATTTGGTGTTTGTAA
- the LOC126969437 gene encoding uncharacterized protein LOC126969437 isoform X3: MDPLECLGSCDLHKKSRRVRSWYMYEQYKTLEKNQYNAARKLRDKSYQDLLLHQELQERRARRRLSDQDSLSQSYPLIDRFVESAPCVSPLRLSTNDFFQSSSNFDGNNDFQDINLDNLQATFDYETDVITGDVDTKLNESTDSVKNDSDVVTKSIADNINQQFETVKENIESLEKYTKFCDEGKLSDEESFLTPSLCTKKTKSLGDLDKIKLEYDSNTANWVWSKLVAFSYKVMRQQSGNLYYDYSTQVLTAVLACDIIRRSLGRLSLRLSNKVC; the protein is encoded by the exons GATCGTGTGATTTACACAAAAAATCGCGGCGAGTCAGGTCATGGTATATGTACGAGCAGTATAAAACACTcgaaaaaaatcaatataatgCCGCGCGAAAGCTCAGAGACAAGTCGTATCAAGATTTGTTATTACATCAAGAACTACAAGAGAGACGAGCCAGGAGACGCCTGAGCGATCAGGACAGCTTGAGTCAGAGTTACCCCCTCATTGACAGATTCGTAGAAAGCGCTCCCTGCGTATCACCACTCCGGCTTAGCACTAATGATTTCTTTCAAAGCTCTAGCAATTTTGATGGAAATAATGATTTCCAAGATATTAACCTAGATAACTTACAGGCTACTTTCGATTACGAAACAGATGTGATCACAGGAGACGTCGATACTAAACTAAATGAATCGACTGATTCCGTAAAAAATGATTCTGATGTCGTAACCAAATCCATAGCCGATAATATCAATCAACAATTTGAAACTGTTAAGGAGAACATTGAATCCTTAGAGAAATATACTAAGTTCTGCGATGAAGGAAAGCTATCGGACGAGGAGAGTTTTCTGACACCAAGTCTCTGTACTAAGAAAACGAAATCTTTAGGAGAtcttgataaaattaaattggaaTACGATAGTAATACTGCAAATTGGGTGTGGTCGAAACTAGTAGCGTTTTCGTACAAAGTCATGCGACAACAGAGTG GTAACTTATACTACGACTACAGTACTCAAGTTTTAACTGCAGTGTTGGCATGCGATATCATTCGTCGAAGTCTTGGTAGATTAT CCTTACGTCTCTCCAATAAAGTATGCTAA